In a single window of the Companilactobacillus allii genome:
- a CDS encoding type IA DNA topoisomerase, with protein sequence MKMGACTCNHKISDWLIGMNGSPLYTLLLRQNGVRGVYSIGRVQTPTLYMVYQRDQAIKNFKPEPYFELNAEILANQQKFVAKLDPYQRFKDETGLMTFMQAKHVQKGSQGGLIKDVQKQAKKRASPQLFSLSSLQSAMNKRYHASASQTLAAIQSLYEAKLLSYPRTDCAYITDEEFEYLVANLTKYLGLVSKQVAVTNTTPNKRYVNGKKVEEHYAIIMTKVVPTKEKLASLPKLQQQVYDLVLKTTLAMFADPYEYEETTIITQVGAANFKATGKVPTKQGWQALFDDHKADQQETATLPLVHQGDQVQANLQTPQKETTPPVPFTEGTLITAMKTAGKTLDDEEAQAILKDVQGIGTSATRANVLEVLKKRGYLFTEKNKLHVSEAGTTLCKAVELEPLLTSPEMTAKWEQALQQISTEERTPDNFLSQIKKFVAKLIADVPEQLTGSSAIKQQIDHQQQTQKAAEVFLETPQATVLNKQKFYIVKPKQGEDFTLPKKWSSKTLGKTAIKALVTKGETSKLKGFKNKKGKPFDAKLKLDGHKLSFDFD encoded by the coding sequence ATGAAGATGGGGGCATGCACTTGTAATCACAAAATTAGCGATTGGTTAATTGGAATGAATGGCAGCCCTTTATACACCTTGCTATTAAGACAAAACGGGGTGCGCGGGGTGTACTCGATTGGTCGAGTACAGACGCCAACTTTGTATATGGTTTATCAAAGAGACCAGGCAATCAAAAACTTTAAGCCGGAACCCTATTTTGAACTAAATGCTGAAATTCTTGCTAATCAGCAAAAATTCGTCGCAAAATTAGACCCCTATCAGCGATTTAAAGATGAAACAGGGCTAATGACATTCATGCAAGCTAAACACGTTCAGAAAGGCTCACAGGGCGGTTTAATCAAGGACGTCCAAAAACAGGCTAAAAAGCGTGCTAGTCCCCAACTATTCTCACTATCCAGTCTGCAAAGTGCCATGAATAAACGTTATCACGCCAGCGCCAGCCAAACCTTAGCAGCCATTCAAAGTTTATATGAAGCCAAGTTGTTGAGTTACCCCCGCACCGATTGTGCTTATATAACTGATGAAGAATTTGAGTACTTAGTGGCTAATCTGACGAAGTATCTGGGTTTAGTCTCTAAGCAAGTCGCTGTAACCAATACAACCCCAAATAAACGTTACGTCAATGGGAAAAAGGTTGAAGAACATTACGCCATTATCATGACTAAAGTTGTGCCGACTAAAGAGAAACTAGCCAGCTTACCTAAATTACAGCAACAAGTCTATGACTTAGTTTTAAAAACGACGTTAGCGATGTTTGCTGATCCGTACGAGTACGAGGAAACCACCATTATCACCCAAGTTGGTGCCGCCAATTTTAAAGCAACCGGTAAGGTCCCAACTAAGCAAGGCTGGCAAGCTTTATTTGATGATCACAAAGCCGACCAGCAAGAAACAGCCACCTTACCACTCGTTCATCAGGGCGATCAGGTTCAAGCAAATCTGCAAACACCGCAAAAAGAAACGACCCCACCCGTGCCATTTACCGAAGGTACCCTGATTACGGCAATGAAGACAGCCGGCAAAACGCTTGATGATGAAGAAGCCCAGGCGATTCTCAAAGATGTGCAAGGCATTGGGACAAGTGCGACCCGGGCCAATGTGCTGGAAGTGTTAAAAAAACGCGGCTATTTGTTTACTGAAAAGAACAAGCTCCACGTCAGTGAAGCGGGAACTACTTTATGTAAAGCGGTCGAACTCGAACCCTTGCTAACTAGCCCAGAAATGACGGCTAAATGGGAGCAAGCGTTACAACAAATCAGTACCGAAGAACGCACCCCGGATAACTTTTTGAGCCAAATCAAAAAGTTCGTGGCAAAATTGATTGCTGATGTCCCCGAGCAATTGACTGGCAGTTCAGCCATTAAGCAACAAATCGATCACCAACAGCAAACGCAAAAAGCCGCCGAAGTATTCTTAGAAACGCCGCAAGCGACCGTTTTAAATAAACAGAAGTTTTACATTGTGAAGCCTAAGCAAGGCGAAGACTTTACCTTACCCAAGAAATGGAGCAGCAAAACCCTTGGTAAAACTGCGATCAAAGCCTTAGTCACCAAGGGTGAAACCAGCAAACTAAAGGGATTCAAGAACAAAAAGGGAAAGCCGTTTGACGCCAAGTTAAAGCTTGACGGCCATAAATTAAGTTTTGATTTTGATTAG